A stretch of the Streptomyces sp. NBC_00078 genome encodes the following:
- a CDS encoding 3-hydroxybutyrate dehydrogenase — protein MTPPSALPAPHTPSLDLGGCTALVTGAAGGIGRACALRLAAAGAKVRAVDRDATGLESLAEQAGGLAGAVEPHVLDLTDLDAAEHAAAGTDVLVNNAGLQLVRPIEEFPTDVFHTVLTVMLEAPFRLVRGALPHMYGQGWGRIVNVSSVHGLRASAYKSAYVAAKHGLEGLSKTAALEGAPHGVTSNCVNPAYVRTPLVEKQLADQARAHGVPAERVLAEVLLQDSAVKRLIEPEEVAEAVAYLCSPQASFVTGTSLVLDGGWTAH, from the coding sequence ATGACCCCGCCCAGCGCCCTCCCGGCTCCCCACACTCCCTCCCTCGACCTCGGCGGCTGCACCGCCCTGGTCACCGGTGCCGCCGGTGGCATCGGCCGCGCCTGCGCGCTGCGCCTCGCGGCCGCCGGGGCCAAGGTGAGAGCGGTCGACCGGGACGCCACGGGACTGGAGTCGCTCGCCGAGCAGGCCGGGGGGCTCGCGGGCGCCGTCGAACCGCACGTCCTCGATCTCACCGACCTCGACGCGGCCGAGCACGCCGCCGCGGGCACCGACGTCCTCGTCAACAATGCAGGGCTGCAACTGGTGCGCCCCATAGAGGAGTTCCCGACCGACGTCTTCCACACCGTGCTCACGGTGATGCTGGAGGCGCCGTTCCGCCTCGTCCGCGGAGCACTGCCCCACATGTACGGGCAGGGGTGGGGCCGCATCGTCAACGTGTCCTCCGTCCACGGACTGCGCGCCTCGGCCTACAAGTCGGCCTATGTGGCCGCCAAGCACGGCCTGGAGGGACTGTCGAAGACCGCTGCCCTCGAAGGCGCACCCCACGGCGTCACCTCGAACTGTGTGAACCCCGCCTATGTGCGCACCCCACTGGTCGAGAAGCAGCTCGCGGACCAGGCGCGGGCACACGGCGTGCCGGCGGAGCGCGTCCTGGCGGAGGTGCTGCTGCAGGACAGTGCCGTCAAGCGGCTGATCGAGCCGGAGGAGGTCGCCGAGGCCGTGGCCTATCTGTGCAGCCCGCAGGCCTCCTTCGTGACCGGGACCTCGCTTGTCCTCGACGGCGGCTGGACCGCCCACTGA
- a CDS encoding NUDIX domain-containing protein, which produces MPTPDFIREIRATSGHQLLWLPGVSAVVFDDEGRILLGQRSDNLEWALISGIPDPGEQPAAAVVREVYEETGVECVVERLVAVRSGGQVTYPNGDICQFMDICFRARAVSGEARVNDDESLQVGWFALDALPPLTEYHHFRIKQALCDEPTWFDPMSSE; this is translated from the coding sequence ATGCCAACTCCTGACTTCATCCGCGAGATCCGGGCAACCTCGGGGCACCAGCTGCTCTGGCTCCCCGGCGTCAGTGCCGTCGTCTTCGACGACGAGGGCAGGATCCTGCTGGGGCAGCGCTCGGACAACCTCGAATGGGCGTTGATCTCCGGCATCCCCGACCCGGGCGAGCAGCCCGCCGCCGCAGTCGTGCGGGAGGTGTACGAGGAGACGGGCGTCGAATGCGTCGTCGAACGCCTGGTCGCGGTGCGGTCCGGGGGGCAGGTCACCTATCCCAACGGCGACATCTGCCAGTTCATGGACATCTGCTTCCGTGCGCGGGCGGTGAGCGGCGAGGCCCGGGTGAACGACGACGAGTCCCTGCAGGTCGGCTGGTTCGCGCTCGACGCGCTGCCCCCGTTGACCGAGTACCACCACTTCCGGATCAAGCAGGCACTGTGCGACGAACCCACATGGTTTGACCCTATGAGTTCTGAATGA
- the lnt gene encoding apolipoprotein N-acyltransferase: protein MTVTATSVDESDQLQPQAAPASRSARLVRLVPALAAALSGVLLYVSFPPRTLWWLAVPAFAGFGWVLRGRSWKAGLGLGYLFGLGFLLPLLVWTGVEVGSGPWLALVAIEAIFVALVGAGVTLVSKLPAWPVWAAAMWIAGEAARARVPFNGFPWGKVAFGQADGVFLPLAAVGGTPVLGFAVVLCGFGLYEVVRLAQDARRNRDVRRSAAAVALLSLAVPVAGAVAARSLVSDNAEDGSSTVAVIQGNVPRSGLEFNAQRRAVLDYHARETLRLAAEVKAGKIAKPDFVLWPENSSDVDPFDNADAYAVIDGAAKAIGVPISVGGVVERDGKLYNEQILWDPRKGPLDTYDKRQIQPFGEYLPLRSLIGAINSNWTSMVRQDFSRGTKPGVFTMDHAKVGLVTCYEAAFDWAVRSEVTDGAQIISVPSNNATFDRSEMTYQQLAMSRVRAVEHSRTVTVPVTSGVSAIIMPDGKITQKTGMFVADHLVQKVPLRSSETPATRLGTLPEMALVLVAAGGLGWAIGAGVRGRRARSV, encoded by the coding sequence GTGACCGTCACCGCAACCTCCGTGGACGAGTCGGACCAGTTGCAGCCGCAGGCCGCGCCCGCATCGCGTTCGGCGCGCCTCGTACGCCTCGTTCCGGCTCTCGCCGCGGCGCTCTCCGGAGTGCTGCTCTACGTCAGTTTCCCGCCGCGCACCCTGTGGTGGCTGGCCGTCCCGGCCTTCGCCGGCTTCGGCTGGGTCCTTCGCGGGCGCAGCTGGAAGGCGGGCCTCGGTCTCGGCTACCTGTTCGGCCTCGGCTTCCTGCTGCCGCTGCTCGTGTGGACCGGCGTGGAGGTCGGCTCAGGGCCGTGGCTGGCGCTGGTGGCGATCGAGGCGATCTTCGTCGCTCTGGTCGGCGCGGGCGTCACCCTGGTTTCGAAGCTGCCCGCGTGGCCGGTGTGGGCGGCCGCGATGTGGATCGCGGGCGAGGCCGCACGCGCGCGTGTGCCGTTCAACGGCTTCCCCTGGGGCAAGGTCGCGTTCGGTCAGGCCGACGGCGTCTTCCTGCCGCTGGCCGCGGTGGGCGGCACCCCGGTGCTCGGCTTCGCCGTCGTCCTGTGCGGCTTCGGCCTGTACGAGGTGGTACGGCTGGCCCAGGATGCCCGGCGCAACCGGGACGTCCGGCGGTCGGCCGCGGCCGTCGCCCTGCTGAGCCTGGCCGTGCCGGTGGCCGGCGCGGTGGCCGCCCGCTCGCTGGTCAGCGACAACGCCGAGGACGGCTCCTCGACCGTCGCGGTCATCCAGGGCAACGTGCCGCGCTCCGGGCTTGAGTTCAACGCCCAGCGACGGGCCGTGCTCGACTACCACGCGCGCGAGACCCTGCGCCTGGCCGCCGAGGTCAAGGCGGGCAAGATCGCCAAGCCCGACTTCGTGCTGTGGCCGGAGAACTCCTCCGACGTCGACCCCTTCGACAACGCCGACGCGTACGCCGTCATCGACGGCGCGGCCAAAGCGATCGGCGTGCCCATCTCGGTCGGCGGTGTCGTCGAGCGGGACGGCAAGCTGTACAACGAGCAGATCCTGTGGGACCCCAGGAAGGGCCCCCTCGACACGTATGACAAGCGGCAGATCCAGCCGTTCGGCGAGTACCTGCCGCTGCGCTCGCTCATCGGCGCGATCAACAGCAACTGGACCTCGATGGTTCGCCAGGACTTCAGCCGGGGCACCAAGCCCGGGGTGTTCACCATGGACCACGCCAAGGTCGGCCTGGTCACCTGCTACGAAGCGGCCTTCGACTGGGCTGTGCGCTCCGAGGTCACCGACGGCGCGCAGATCATCTCCGTACCGAGCAACAACGCGACCTTCGACCGCAGCGAGATGACCTACCAGCAGCTCGCCATGTCCCGCGTCCGCGCCGTCGAACACAGCCGGACCGTCACCGTGCCGGTGACCAGCGGCGTCAGCGCGATCATCATGCCGGACGGGAAGATCACGCAGAAGACCGGCATGTTCGTCGCGGACCACCTGGTCCAGAAGGTGCCGCTGCGGTCGAGCGAGACGCCTGCCACGCGGCTGGGAACCCTGCCGGAGATGGCCCTGGTGCTGGTCGCCGCGGGCGGGCTCGGGTGGGCGATCGGCGCCGGTGTGCGCGGGCGGCGCGCCCGGAGCGTGTAA
- a CDS encoding O-antigen ligase, giving the protein MVLGACATWSLITATVHDGRPEGVLLAVLAVAAGYAAGRICGALLPVAAPCAGALAGIGLAVAVPHLAPGPQIVAPLGHAGATAALLTLCAGATCCAAWAAESRPLRLAMGALAVGITVTAAALGSTSGFVTCTAVLLCSLAAGRMHNRGPGIAGLALVAALVTGLTWDVAGNTLPEGLITSLEGQLTQHRVQLWQDALHLAHRNAAVGVGPERFGELSTTATRTLLSDGKPHSAVLQQAAEQGVVGVVLLGASFCWVLHALWRSPRPTPVVLTAGAALTALAAIAAVGNALSFTAVSVGAGLLAGLATARPLADESPQQKVDVRPRGDRLTP; this is encoded by the coding sequence GTGGTGCTGGGGGCTTGTGCCACCTGGTCCCTGATCACGGCGACCGTGCACGACGGTCGCCCGGAGGGCGTGCTGCTCGCGGTGCTGGCCGTGGCGGCCGGCTATGCGGCCGGGCGGATCTGCGGGGCTCTGCTGCCCGTGGCCGCGCCCTGTGCCGGAGCGCTGGCCGGAATCGGTCTGGCGGTGGCCGTTCCCCACCTCGCCCCGGGGCCTCAGATCGTCGCACCGCTCGGACACGCCGGTGCCACCGCCGCACTGCTCACCCTGTGCGCCGGCGCGACGTGCTGTGCGGCCTGGGCCGCCGAGTCACGGCCCCTGCGGTTGGCGATGGGCGCGCTGGCGGTCGGTATCACCGTGACCGCAGCTGCCCTCGGCTCGACCAGCGGGTTCGTCACCTGCACCGCCGTGCTGCTGTGCTCGCTCGCCGCCGGACGGATGCACAACCGTGGCCCGGGCATCGCGGGCCTCGCCCTGGTCGCGGCCCTGGTGACCGGCCTGACCTGGGACGTCGCCGGAAACACCCTGCCCGAGGGACTCATCACGTCCCTGGAAGGGCAGCTCACCCAGCACCGGGTCCAGCTGTGGCAGGACGCCCTGCATCTGGCACATCGCAACGCCGCCGTGGGCGTGGGCCCGGAGCGCTTCGGAGAACTGAGCACGACCGCGACCCGGACGCTGCTCTCCGACGGCAAGCCGCACTCGGCCGTGCTGCAGCAGGCGGCCGAGCAGGGTGTCGTCGGCGTGGTCCTGCTGGGGGCGTCCTTCTGCTGGGTGCTGCATGCCCTGTGGCGCTCCCCGCGCCCCACCCCGGTCGTGCTCACCGCGGGTGCGGCTCTGACGGCGCTCGCAGCGATCGCCGCGGTCGGCAACGCGTTGAGCTTCACCGCCGTGTCCGTTGGTGCGGGCCTTCTCGCGGGGCTGGCCACGGCCCGGCCGCTCGCCGACGAGTCACCACAGCAGAAGGTGGACGTACGCCCGCGCGGTGACCGGCTGACGCCGTGA
- a CDS encoding glutamate racemase, whose product MKIALMDSGIGLLAATVAVRRLRPDADLVLSLDPDGMPWGPRTPEDLTERALAVAEAAAAHGPDALIVGCNTATVHALPALRARLEPGLPVIGTVPAIKPAAAGGGPFAIWATPATTGSPYQRNLIAQFADGVTVAEVPCHGLAEAVEHADEAAIDAAVAAAAALTPDDVTTVVLGCTHYELVAERIRAAVQQPGLPPLVLHGSAGAVAAQALRRLGEQPAPGAPATGTLTVLLSGREGALIAPALAYEEGRLLQALSPAR is encoded by the coding sequence GTGAAGATCGCGCTCATGGACTCCGGAATCGGCCTGCTGGCGGCCACCGTCGCGGTACGGCGTCTGCGGCCCGACGCAGATCTGGTGCTCTCCCTGGACCCCGACGGCATGCCCTGGGGACCCAGGACCCCCGAGGACCTGACCGAGCGTGCCCTGGCCGTGGCCGAGGCGGCCGCCGCGCACGGGCCCGACGCCCTGATCGTCGGCTGCAACACGGCGACCGTGCACGCCCTGCCCGCCCTGCGCGCCCGCCTCGAACCCGGCCTGCCGGTCATCGGCACGGTCCCGGCGATCAAGCCGGCCGCGGCCGGCGGAGGCCCCTTCGCGATCTGGGCGACACCCGCCACCACCGGCAGCCCGTACCAGCGCAATCTCATCGCACAGTTCGCCGACGGAGTGACGGTCGCCGAGGTGCCCTGCCACGGGCTCGCCGAGGCGGTGGAACACGCCGACGAGGCGGCCATCGACGCCGCCGTCGCGGCGGCCGCCGCGCTGACCCCCGACGATGTAACGACCGTCGTCCTGGGCTGCACCCATTACGAACTCGTCGCCGAGCGGATCCGTGCCGCCGTGCAGCAGCCCGGCCTCCCGCCGCTCGTCCTGCACGGTTCGGCAGGCGCCGTGGCCGCACAGGCCCTGCGTCGCCTCGGGGAGCAGCCCGCCCCCGGGGCACCGGCCACCGGAACCCTGACGGTGCTGCTGAGCGGCCGCGAGGGTGCGCTCATAGCGCCGGCCCTGGCCTACGAGGAAGGTCGGCTGCTCCAGGCGCTCAGTCCCGCGCGCTGA
- a CDS encoding glycosyltransferase: MGQTARVSAIAWTAAVSLAAWLWLLLCQGFFWRTDVRLPPREDPADWPSVCVVVPARDEAAVLPASLPSLLAQEYPGRAEIFLVDDGSSDGTGDLARELAATHGGLPLTVGSPGEPPTGWTGKLWAVRHGIGLARAREPEYLLLTDADIAHAPDSLRELVAAAHSGGFDVVSQMARLRVESVWERLVVPAFVYFFAQLYPFRRIGGKGTRTAAAAGGCVLLRTEAAERARIPDAIRHAVIDDVALARAVKGRGGRIWLGLAERVDSVRPYPRLHDLWRMVSRSAYAQLRHNPPLLLGTVAGLAVVYLVPPAALVAGAATGDGAAGVLGGLAWLLMAGTYVPMLRYYRQPLWLAPLLPVTAFLYLLMTVDSAVQHYRGRGAAWKGRTYTRPDTVADEHPL; this comes from the coding sequence GTGGGGCAGACTGCGCGAGTGAGCGCCATCGCGTGGACTGCCGCCGTATCACTCGCCGCCTGGTTGTGGCTGTTGCTCTGTCAGGGCTTCTTCTGGCGCACGGACGTCAGGCTGCCGCCCCGCGAGGATCCTGCCGACTGGCCGTCCGTCTGTGTCGTCGTCCCCGCGCGCGACGAGGCCGCCGTACTGCCCGCGAGCCTGCCGTCGCTGCTCGCACAGGAGTATCCGGGCCGGGCGGAGATCTTCCTCGTCGACGACGGCAGCTCGGACGGCACGGGAGACCTGGCCCGCGAACTGGCGGCCACGCACGGCGGGCTGCCCCTGACGGTCGGCTCACCCGGCGAACCGCCCACCGGCTGGACGGGCAAGCTGTGGGCCGTACGGCACGGCATCGGCCTGGCACGCGCGCGTGAGCCCGAATATCTGCTGCTGACGGACGCGGACATCGCGCATGCACCCGACAGCCTGCGGGAGTTGGTCGCCGCTGCGCACAGCGGTGGCTTCGACGTCGTCTCGCAGATGGCCCGGCTGCGGGTGGAGAGCGTGTGGGAGCGGCTCGTGGTGCCGGCCTTCGTCTATTTCTTCGCACAGCTGTACCCGTTCCGGCGGATCGGTGGGAAAGGGACGCGGACGGCGGCCGCGGCGGGCGGCTGCGTGCTGCTGCGTACGGAGGCGGCCGAGCGTGCTCGGATCCCTGACGCCATCCGCCACGCCGTCATCGACGACGTGGCGCTCGCGCGTGCGGTCAAGGGCAGGGGCGGGCGCATCTGGCTGGGGCTGGCCGAGCGGGTGGACAGCGTGCGGCCCTATCCGCGGCTGCACGACCTGTGGCGCATGGTGTCACGCAGCGCGTACGCACAGTTGCGGCACAACCCGCCGCTGCTCCTCGGGACGGTCGCCGGGCTGGCCGTGGTGTACCTGGTGCCGCCCGCGGCCCTGGTCGCGGGTGCGGCCACCGGGGACGGGGCGGCCGGGGTCCTCGGCGGTCTCGCGTGGCTGCTGATGGCGGGGACGTACGTCCCCATGCTCCGCTACTACCGCCAGCCGTTGTGGCTCGCTCCCCTGCTGCCGGTCACCGCGTTCCTCTATCTCCTCATGACGGTCGATTCCGCGGTGCAGCACTACAGGGGACGCGGTGCGGCCTGGAAGGGCCGCACCTACACGCGCCCGGACACCGTCGCGGACGAGCACCCTCTCTAG